A single region of the Cynocephalus volans isolate mCynVol1 chromosome 12, mCynVol1.pri, whole genome shotgun sequence genome encodes:
- the LOC134361348 gene encoding olfactory receptor 9Q1-like, whose product MAGTNLTLVTEFLLIAFTQCPERALPLFLLFLFIYLITLLGNLGMITLIHGDRRLHTPMYFLLRHLSFMDICYSSVTVPQTMAVLLEHGAALSSTRCAAQFFLFTFFGAIDCYLLALMAYDRYVAVCQPLFYVTIMTQKARWGFVAGAYVAGLFSALVRTVSTFTLSFCGNNEIDFIFCDLPPLLKLTCGDSYTQESVIIVFAIFVIPACMVVILVSCLLIIVAIMRIPSAGGRAKTFSTCASHLAAVSLFFGTLIFMYLRDNSGQSSEEDRVVSVFYTTVIPMLNPLIYSLRNKEVKETLKNLLRRVKLS is encoded by the coding sequence ATGGCGGGGACAAACCTCACCTTAGTGACCGAATTCCTCCTTATCGCGTTCACCCAATGTCCCGAACGGGcgctccctctcttcctcctgtttttgtttatctatctCATCACTTTACTGGGGAACTTGGGGATGATCACTCTGATCCACGGGGATCGCCGGCTCCACACCCCGATGTACTTCCTCCTGAGACACCTCTCCTTCATGGACATCTGCTACTCGTCTGTCACTGTCCCTCAGACGATGGCCGTGCTGCTGGAGCACGGGGCAGCTTTATCCTCCACACGCTGTGCAGCTCAGTTCTTTCTGTTCACCTTCTTCGGTGCCATCGACTGCTACCTCCTGGCCCTCATGGCCTACGACCGCTATGTGGCCGTGTGCCAGCCCCTGTTCTATGTCACCATCATGACTCAGAAGGCCCGCTGGGGTTTTGTGGCCGGGGCTTACGTGGCTGGCCTCTTCAGCGCCTTGGTGCGGACCGTCTCCACTTTCACTCTCTCCTTCTGCGGAAACAATGAGATCGACTTCATTTTCTGTGACCtccctcctcttttaaagctGACCTGTGGGGACAGCTACACCCAGGAATCGGTCATTATTGTGTTTGCCATCTTTGTTATCCCTGCCTGCATGGTGGTGATCTTGGTGTCCTGCCTGCTTATCATCGTGGCTATTATGAGGATCCCCTCGGCTGGAGGCCGGGCCAAGACCTTTTCTACATGTGCCTCCCACCTCGCGGCTGTGTCACTTTTTTTTGGCACCCTCATCTTCATGTACCTGCGAGATAACTCTGGCCAGTCCTCAGAGGAGGATCGGGTGGTGTCCGTGTTCTACACGACAGTGATCCCCATGTTAAACCCCctcatctacagcctgaggaacaaggaAGTGAAGGAGACCCTAAAGAACCTTCTCAGAAGAGTCAAATTGTCCTAA